In Flavobacterium piscisymbiosum, the sequence CATATAAGCGCACAGCTTTGCGAACTTAGCGATTTATAATGATCTTAAAAAAAACTAGCGTTCCTTGCGGTTAAACCAAATCCCGAACCAATCTAAAACAAAAAAAGGATCAAGAACAAATCTTGGGGAGGGAATGTCAAAATAAAATAAGAAATTTGCACTTTAAGAATAAAAGATGACCCCTATTGAACTTTTAAAATTTATGCTTCCCGATTTTTTAGTAGATCATTTTGAAGTAGTTTCTTCTACTAATACGGAAGAGATATTACACTTGTATTTTGAAGAGAAAATTAATCCTCCACAAGAATTTAGTTTATTTGAACTGATATCAAAGGGTTTTCAAGATGAGATTACTATTCAGGACTTTCCCCTGAGAGGTAAGTATGTGTATCTGCATATTAAAAGACGTCGTTGGACAAATAAAAACACAGGAGAAATTATTAAAAGAGATTGGAATTTAGTAGCCAAGGGAACCCGCATGACTCAAGAGTTTGCGACTTTTTTAAAAGAAATTAATAGATAACAGTGCTACTGATTGTCACACCATTGGAGGCTTCTTCGGCGTTAACGGTAAAAAACTTCAAAGACAATATAAAAAGCATCTGAGTTCCTTCACTGCTTGGGTTCCACGTGAACATGCTCATCAGTGGATTGTTTACCCTGAGAATATGGGTACACATTTATCAATTGATGAAGTAGCTTTGTCTCAGGGAGAGCTTTACACCATTGTGACCAACAAGAAATTCAAAGGTAAAAAAGGCTCCTTGGTGGCTATTATTGCTGGAACAAAGGCAGAACAGGTCATAGAACACATTAGCAAAATAGATTATAAAAAAAGATCTTCTGTACAAGAAATAACGCTTGATATGGCTAATTCTATGAAACTGATATCAAAGAGATGCTTCTCCAAAGCCATACAAGTTACCGATAGGTTCCATGTTCAAAAGTTAGCACTGGAAGCCTTACAAGAGATGAGAATCAAATATCGATGGGAAGCTATGGATGCTGATAATCAATTGATAGTGCTGGCAAAAAGAGAGAACAAAGTATATATCCCTAAGCTTTTATCTAACGGA encodes:
- a CDS encoding ISAon1 family transposase N-terminal region protein, with the protein product MTPIELLKFMLPDFLVDHFEVVSSTNTEEILHLYFEEKINPPQEFSLFELISKGFQDEITIQDFPLRGKYVYLHIKRRRWTNKNTGEIIKRDWNLVAKGTRMTQEFATFLKEINR
- a CDS encoding ISAon1 family transposase — its product is MGGFFGVNGKKLQRQYKKHLSSFTAWVPREHAHQWIVYPENMGTHLSIDEVALSQGELYTIVTNKKFKGKKGSLVAIIAGTKAEQVIEHISKIDYKKRSSVQEITLDMANSMKLISKRCFSKAIQVTDRFHVQKLALEALQEMRIKYRWEAMDADNQLIVLAKRENKVYIPKLLSNGDSVKQLLARSRYLLYKSREKWTQNQQERAQMLFELYPDIKIAYNGSLKER